One segment of Cynocephalus volans isolate mCynVol1 chromosome 8, mCynVol1.pri, whole genome shotgun sequence DNA contains the following:
- the SCNN1D gene encoding amiloride-sensitive sodium channel subunit delta, producing MAPTLSPLQRPPLLLGSFLLQKLPQEEVRGLSRDAAWTPFDSGMSPVLLPPSKAMRPVSSPLPRLCQLDPVGGAPSLIPAQVLSTIGYPASLRPRPTAATLATCHTVDRRMEAPAQRNSSLKAGATVHTAGTGPGTWNPPEEGRGERLVELHGSFRELLTFFCTNATIHGAIRLVCSNQNRLKTTSWGLLFLSALGTLYWQFGLLFEQYWRYPVIMTVSVHSERKLFPLVTLCDMNPHRPSTIHHHLQALDEFAQENIYSLYKFNFSRGRDTPFADIPGPKPRFQLDRRIQLQRLSHLGSQYKVGFRLCNSTGGDCFYRAYSSGVTAVREWYRFHYVNILALLPTAHEDSHQSHGSHFVFSCRYDSKDCQARHFQTFHHPTYGSCYTFNGNWTAQRPGITHGISLVLRAEQQDHLPLLSTEAGIKVMVHGHHHPPFLEHHGFSIRPGTETTIGIREDEVHRLGSPYGHCTDGVEGVDVPLLYNTSYTMQACLVSCFQQLMVETCSCGYYFYPLPAGAEYCSYARHPAWGHCFYRLYQDMETRRLPCSSRCPRPCRESSFKLFAGTSRWPSAKSTDWILAVLGKRGPRGQSRRWVSNVAKVNIFYQELNYRTVDETPVYSVPQLLSAMGSLWSLWFGSSVLSVLELLELLLDATALALLLGFRRFRGASTALGASHTMPEASACPPSAGTSNDVQGPGQPRLPQMFPGALVGVWAEELG from the exons ATGGCACCGACCCTCAGCCCCCTGCAGCGCCCTCCCTTGCTCcttggcagcttcctcctccaaaagCTTCCTCAGGAGGAGGTGCGGGGGCTGAGCCGTGATGCTGCCTGGACACCCTTTGACTCGG GGATGTCACCAGTGCTGCTGCCTCCTTCCAAAGCCATGAGGCCGGTGAGCTCACCCCTGCCACGGCTCTGCCAGCTGGACCCAGTGGGCGGGGCTCCCTCCCTCATCCCAGCCCAGGTCCTCAGCACCATT GGTTACCCAGCCAGCCTGAGGCCACGTCCCACTGCTGCCACCCTGGCCACCTGCCACACTGTTGACAGGAGAATGGAAGCACCTGCACAGAGAAACTCCAGCCTCAAG GCTGGAGCCACAGTCCACACAGCAGGAACAGGACCCGGGACCTGGAACCCCCCCGAGGAGGGGCGCGGGGAGAGGCTGGTGGAGCTGCATGGCtccttccgggagctgctcacCTTCTTCTGCACCAACGCCACCATCCACGGCGCCATCCGCCTCGTCTGCTCCAACCAGAACCGCCTCAAGACCACGTCCTGGGGGCTGCTGTTCCTGAGCGCTCTGGGCACACTGTACTGGCAGTTCGGGCTCCTCTTCGAGCAGTACTGGCGCTACCCGGTCATCATGACAGTGTCTGTGCACTCGGAGCGCAAGCTCTTCCCATTGGTCACTCTGTGTGACATGAACCCACACCG GCCGAGCACCATCCACCACCACCTGCAGGCACTGGATGAGTTTGCCCAGGAGAACATCTACTCCCTGTACAAGTTCAACTTCAGCAGGGGCAGGGACACTCCCTTTGCTGACATCCCTGGTCCCAAGCCCCGCTTCCAGCTGGACCGCAGGATCCAGCTGCAGAGGCTGAGCCACCTGGGCAGCCAGTACAAAGTGGGATTCAGACTG TGTAACAGCACCGGTGGAGACTGCTTCTACCGCGCCTACTCATCCGGCGTGACAGCCGTGCGGGAGTGGTATCGCTTCCACTACGTGAACATCCTGGCTCTGTTGCCCACTGCCCATGAGGACAGCCACCAAAGCCACGGCAGTCACTTTGTCTTCTCCTGCCGCTATGACAGCAAGGACTGCCAGGCCCG GCACTTCCAGACTTTCCACCACCCCACCTATGGCAGCTGCTACACCTTTAATGGCAACTGGACTGCTCAGCGCCCCGGCATCACCCATG GGATCAGCCTGGTGCTCAGGGCTGAGCAGCAGGATCACCTCCCTCTGCTGTCCACTGAGGCCGGCATCAAGGTCATGGTTCACGGGCATCACCACCCGCCCTTCCTGGAGCACCATGGCTTCAGCATCCGGCCAGGAACAGAGACCACCATTGGCATCCGAGAG GATGAGGTGCACCGGCTCGGGAGTCCCTACGGCCACTGCACGGACGGCGTGGAGGGCGTGGACGTGCCGCTGCTGTATAACACCTCGTATACCATGCAg GCCTGCCTGGTGTCCTGCTTCCAGCAGCTGATGGTAGAGACCTGCTCCTGCGGCTACTACTTCTACCCCCTGCCGGCGGGGGCTGAGTACTGCAGCTACGCGCGGCACCCGGCCTGGG GACACTGCTTCTATCGCCTATATCAGGACATGGAGACCCGCCGGCTCCCCTGTTCCTCCCGCTGCCCCAGGCCCTGCAG GGAATCTTCATTCAAGCTCTTTGCTGGCACCTCCCGGTGGCCTTCTGCCAAGTCCACT GACTGGATCCTGGCTGTGCTTGGCAAGCGGGGCCCCAGGGGCCAGAGCCGGAGGTGGGT gagCAACGTCGCCAAGGTGAACATCTTCTACCAGGAGCTCAACTACCGCACGGTGGACGAGACACCCGTGTACTCG GTTCCACAGCTGCTCTCAGCCATGGGCAGCCTCTGGAGCCTGTGGTTCGGCTCGTCTGTCCTCTCTGTCCTGGAGCTGCTGGAACTGCTGCTGGACGCCACCGCCCTTGCCCTGCTTCTGGGCTTCCGCCGGTTCCGTGGGGCCAGCACTGCCTTGGGGGCATCCCACACCATGCCAGAAGCCAGCGCATGCCCACCGTCTGCAGGCACATCAAATGATGTCCAGGGACCCGGCCAGCCTCGTCTCCCACAGATGTTTCCAGGGGCCCTGGTGGGAGTCTGGGCTGAAGAATTAGGCTGA